A single Microbispora sp. ZYX-F-249 DNA region contains:
- a CDS encoding LysR family transcriptional regulator produces MNLQQLRYVVATAEHRTMTDAARSLYIAQPALSRAIRDLERELGMTLFARSGRGVVVTAQGRRVVKLAREALDAVAEIEALATQGNSSGAELRIASTPSLEPGLAGRLLPAYAAEHPGIRVHIVRCEGREGVVSAVREQRADLGLTDLPVPTDLVSHPLERQEIVLISPPGLDLPDPVPVARLDGMRLVLPAPGSPRRREFDQIFATYGVRPIPAVESDERRGWLRAVREGRASLLWYRSMAEQAARAGLVVRSLDPSLRKIIAVVHARRRLPAMAQDFVALAEGGSAA; encoded by the coding sequence ATGAATCTGCAGCAGCTCCGTTACGTGGTCGCCACTGCGGAGCACCGCACCATGACCGATGCCGCCAGATCGCTCTATATCGCGCAGCCCGCGCTGTCCCGCGCGATACGCGACCTGGAACGCGAACTCGGAATGACGCTTTTCGCGCGCTCGGGCCGCGGGGTCGTCGTGACGGCCCAGGGACGCCGGGTCGTGAAGCTGGCCCGCGAGGCCCTCGACGCGGTGGCCGAGATCGAGGCCCTCGCGACGCAGGGCAACTCCTCCGGCGCCGAACTGCGGATCGCGTCCACTCCGAGCCTGGAGCCCGGTCTCGCCGGGCGCCTGCTGCCCGCCTACGCCGCGGAGCATCCCGGGATCCGGGTGCACATCGTGCGGTGCGAGGGCCGGGAGGGGGTGGTCAGCGCGGTCCGCGAGCAGCGCGCCGATCTCGGGCTGACCGATCTCCCGGTGCCCACCGACCTGGTGAGCCACCCGCTCGAACGCCAGGAGATCGTGCTGATCTCCCCGCCCGGCCTCGACCTGCCCGATCCCGTCCCCGTGGCCCGGCTGGACGGCATGCGGCTGGTGCTGCCCGCCCCCGGCAGCCCGCGCCGCAGGGAGTTCGACCAGATCTTCGCCACGTACGGCGTCCGCCCGATCCCCGCCGTCGAGTCCGACGAGCGCCGGGGCTGGCTGCGGGCCGTACGGGAGGGGCGGGCCTCGCTGCTGTGGTACCGGAGCATGGCTGAGCAGGCGGCCAGGGCCGGCCTGGTGGTCCGATCGCTGGATCCCTCACTCCGGAAGATCATCGCGGTCGTGCACGCCCGGCGGCGGCTGCCCGCGATGGCGCAGGACTTCGTGGCCCTGGCCGAGGGCGGCTCCGCGGCGTGA
- the folP gene encoding dihydropteroate synthase, with protein sequence MSTTPMPAEAPGPPSVLRLRGRAFGPGDFAVMAVVNRTPDSFYDRGSTYAFSAAVDAASRQIEGGADIVDIGGVKAGPGTEVDPAEEIRRVAEVVAAVRERHPGVIISVDTWRSEVAKVVAEAGADLLNDTWGGVDPELAEVAAAYGIGLVCAHAGRVEPRTRPHRIAYDDVVADVITYTTDLAERAVAAGVRRDAILVDPAHDFGKNTWHSLEVSRRLGELTATGWPVLVAVSNKDFVGETLGGLPVEDRHAGTLATLTVSALQGARVFRVHDAASARTALAVVSRLGGAPA encoded by the coding sequence ATGTCCACTACGCCGATGCCCGCCGAGGCGCCCGGCCCTCCGTCCGTCCTGCGCCTGCGCGGCCGCGCCTTCGGTCCCGGTGACTTCGCGGTCATGGCCGTGGTCAATCGGACCCCCGACTCCTTCTACGACAGGGGATCGACCTACGCCTTCTCCGCCGCCGTGGACGCCGCCTCCCGCCAGATCGAGGGGGGCGCGGACATCGTGGACATCGGCGGCGTCAAGGCCGGTCCCGGCACGGAGGTCGACCCGGCCGAGGAGATCCGCCGCGTGGCCGAGGTCGTCGCCGCGGTGCGCGAGCGGCACCCCGGCGTGATCATCAGTGTCGACACCTGGCGGTCGGAGGTCGCCAAGGTCGTCGCGGAGGCCGGGGCCGACCTGCTCAACGACACCTGGGGCGGTGTGGACCCCGAGCTCGCCGAGGTCGCCGCGGCGTACGGCATCGGCCTGGTGTGCGCGCACGCCGGGCGGGTGGAGCCGCGCACCCGGCCCCACCGCATCGCGTACGACGACGTGGTGGCCGACGTGATCACGTACACGACGGACCTCGCGGAGCGGGCGGTCGCGGCGGGGGTCCGCCGCGACGCGATCCTGGTCGACCCGGCGCACGACTTCGGCAAGAACACGTGGCACTCGCTGGAGGTCAGCAGGCGGCTCGGCGAGCTGACGGCCACGGGGTGGCCGGTGCTGGTGGCCGTCTCCAACAAGGACTTCGTCGGGGAGACCCTGGGCGGCCTGCCCGTGGAGGATCGCCACGCCGGCACGCTGGCGACGCTCACCGTGTCGGCGCTGCAGGGCGCCCGGGTGTTCCGCGTGCACGACGCGGCGAGCGCCCGTACGGCTCTCGCGGTGGTCTCCCGCCTCGGCGGCGCGCCCGCCTGA
- a CDS encoding neutral zinc metallopeptidase, with protein sequence MRRYPPLLLVCLLATACIADPTARATPVPAAPSTGALASPAPASPSPPAPSGPRLVSVPTGESAALESPLYAAPRTSARCEMPAIKPDHWGSMKRYLGSASACLDRVWTREFAAVRVFYSPPRRRYVRHHTRDPQCGTMPAKGASGTYCPLTSTYYILVPRDVIGPWGAAWAAQLTAHEYGHHVQYMTNILDYADFRSESASKRAIDLDSRRLELQAECLSGVALKAARGGLPPLTRFQDLYTGRLPAQWVRDHGRPSTQRRWFERGWRSGRPGSCDTWSGPEREVS encoded by the coding sequence ATGCGACGCTATCCCCCCTTGCTCCTGGTCTGTCTTCTCGCGACGGCCTGCATCGCCGATCCCACCGCCAGGGCGACCCCCGTGCCGGCCGCACCGTCGACCGGGGCGCTCGCGTCGCCGGCGCCCGCCTCACCCTCGCCCCCGGCGCCGTCCGGGCCCCGGCTGGTCTCGGTGCCCACAGGTGAGAGCGCCGCCCTCGAAAGCCCGCTATACGCCGCGCCGCGGACGAGCGCCCGCTGCGAGATGCCGGCGATCAAGCCGGACCACTGGGGCTCGATGAAGAGGTACCTCGGATCGGCGTCGGCCTGCCTGGACCGCGTCTGGACGCGCGAGTTCGCCGCGGTGCGGGTCTTCTACTCCCCGCCCCGGCGCAGGTACGTCCGGCACCACACGCGCGATCCCCAGTGCGGGACGATGCCCGCCAAGGGCGCCTCCGGCACCTACTGCCCGCTCACCTCGACCTATTACATCCTCGTGCCCCGGGACGTCATCGGACCGTGGGGGGCGGCGTGGGCGGCGCAGCTGACCGCCCACGAGTACGGGCATCACGTGCAGTACATGACGAACATCCTCGACTACGCCGACTTCCGGTCCGAATCCGCCTCCAAACGAGCGATCGACCTCGACAGCCGGCGGCTCGAGCTCCAGGCCGAGTGCCTGTCCGGAGTGGCTCTCAAGGCGGCGCGCGGCGGCCTGCCGCCGTTGACGCGGTTCCAGGACCTCTACACCGGCCGGCTCCCCGCACAGTGGGTGCGTGACCACGGCCGCCCGAGCACACAGCGGCGCTGGTTCGAGAGGGGATGGCGCAGCGGCAGGCCCGGCTCGTGCGACACCTGGTCGGGACCGGAGCGCGAGGTCAGCTGA